In Nerophis lumbriciformis linkage group LG01, RoL_Nlum_v2.1, whole genome shotgun sequence, the genomic stretch GAAATAGAAAGTTATCTACTACCCCCTTGTTATGGTTGTTTGATGTACAGTGCGTATAGCGCTTTATACTGTGTTTAAAGTGTACAAACTGTTACTGAAATATGGACTTTTATCGAGGCtggaactccatccatccatccattttctattgcttgtccctttcggggtcacggggccaatctcagctgcattcaggcggtaggcggggtacaccctggacaagtcgccacctcatatcagggccaacacagatagacagacaacattcacactcgcattcacacactagggcccatttagtgttgccaatcaacctatccccaggtgcatgtctttggaggtgggaggaagccggagtgcccggagggaacccacgcagtcacggggagaacatgcaaactccacacagaaagatcccaaggccAGCATCGAATCCAGGACATTTGTAaggtgaggcacacgcactaacccctgaatCACCGTGCTCCCCGAGGCTGGAACTCATTATTCATTTTTCCATTGTATCTTAAGGAGAAATTTGCTTCGATATTCAAACtattctatttacaaaccctgttcatgAACCAATCAAATCTGGGCTcggagtctttctgtgtggagtttgcatgttctccccgtgactgcgtaggctccctccgggtactctggcttcctcccacctccaaagacatgcacctggggataggttgattggcaacactaaattggccctagtgtgtgaatgtgagtgtgaatgttgtctgtcaatctgtgttggccctgtgatgaggtggcgacttgtccagggtgtaccccgccttctgcccgaatgcagctgagataggctccggcacaccccgcgaccctgatagggacaaacggtagaaaatcgatggatggatgtcaaGAACTTTTATAcatctacatccatccatccatccatcttcttccgcttatccgaggtcgggtcacgggggcagcagcttaagcagggaagcccagacttccctctccccagccacttcgtccagctcctcccgggggatcccgaggcgttcccaggccagccgggagagatagtcttcccagcgtgtcctgggtcttccccgtggcctcctaccggtcggacgtgcccgaaacaccttcctagggaggcgttcgggtggcatcctgaccagatgcccgaaccacctcatctggctcctctcgatgtggaggagcagcggctttactttgagctccccccgaatgacagagcttctcaccctatctctaagggagagccccgccactcggcggaggaaactcatttcggccgcttgtacccgtgatcttgtcctttcggtcatgacccaaagctcatgaccataggtgaggatgggaacgtagatcgaccggtaaatcgagagctttgccttccggctcagctccttcttcactacaacggatcgatacagtgtccgcattactgaagacgccgcaccgatccgcctgtcgatctcacgatccactcttcccccactcgtgaacaagactccgaggtacttgaactcctccacttggggcaagatctcctccccaacccggagatggcactcaacccttttccgggcgagaaccatggactcggacttggaggtgctgattcccatcccagtcgcttcacactcggctgcgaaccgatccagtgagagctgaagatcttggccggaggaagccatcaggaccacatcatctgcaaatagcagagacctaatcctgcagccaccaaaccagataccctcaacgccctgactgcgcctagaaattctgtccataaaggttatgaacagaatcggtgacaaagggcagccttggcggagtccaaccctcactggaaacgtgtccgacttactgccggcaatgcggaccaagctctgacactgattatacagggagcgaactgccacaataagacagtccgttaccccatactctctgagcactccccacaggactttccggggtacacggtcgaatgccttctccaagtccacaaagcacatgtagactggttgggcaaactcccatgcaccttcaaggaccctgccgagagtagagagctggtccacagttccacgaccaggacgaaaaccacactgttcctcctgaatctgaggttcgactatccggcgtagcctcctctccagtacacctgaatagactttaccgggaaggctgaggagtgtgatcccacgatagttggaacacaccctccggttccccttcttaaagagaggaaccaccaccccggtctgccaatccagaggtatcgcccccgatgtccacgcgatgttgcagagtcttgtcaaccaagacagccccacaacatccagagccttaaggaactccgggcggatctcatccacccccggggccttgccaccgaggagctttttaactacctcggcaacctcatccccagaaataggagagcccacctcagattccacaggccctgcttcctcataggaagacgtgctggtaggattgaggaggtcttcgaagtattctctccaccgatccacaacatccgcagtcgaggtcagcagagcaccatccccaccatacacggtgttgacactgcactgcttccccttcctgaggcggaggatggtggtccagaattgcttcgaagccgtccggaagtcgttttccatggcttccccgaactcctcccatgtccgagtttttgcctctgcgaccgctgaagtcgcagaccgcttggcctgtcggtacctgtccgctgcctcaggagtcctatgagccaaaagaacccgataggactccttcttcagcttgacggcatccctcaccgctggtgtccaccaacgggttctaggattaccgccacgacaagcaccaactaccttgcggccacagctccaatcagccgcctcgacaatagaggcgcggaacatggtccattcggactcaatgtccaacacccccctcgtgacatgttcaaagtcgttccggaggtgtgaattgaaactctctctgacaggagactgccagacgttcccagcaaaccctcacaatgcgtttgggcctgccaggtctgtccggcatcctcccccaccatcgcagccaactcaccaccaggtggtgatcggtagatagctccgcccctctcttcacccgagtgtccaaaacatgaggccgcaaatccgatgacacaactacaaagtcgatcatggaaccgcggcctagggtgtcctggtgccaagtgcacatatggacacccttatgtttgaacatggtgttcgttatggacaatctgtgtctGTCATCTACATCgttcattatttatatttactgCTCTTTCTATCTTAGCGTTAACTCTGGTGACATATTAGTGGTCACATTGCTGTACCTACCGATAAATAAACTTGCACTTAACGGTAATAACTGAAGTTATTTGAAATAGTTGTCGCTTATCTAAACACTTCTATGCACATGTGTTCTTATGTTTGTGATATTTTCAGTACGGTAACAAGTATAGGATGACAAGAAGTTGTTATGTTGGAGCATGTGTAATGCATAGCATGCGCAAACGAATCTGACCGCTGAGTAAATCAGGTAGTGATAAGTACAACTCCAGTTGACACAACACTGGCATGAAAACAGGATTCCTTTATAACATTCAGCAAAATCggaatcagatttattggccaaatatgtttaacacacaaggaatttgactcctTCGTGTTTaatgcaagaaacaaagaaaaactcAACAACTAGAGAGAGCACAGTAGCGTGGCGGCCATCCGCAGCACCATTTTTGTtaggaaaacaagagggaaacattaaagaaccaCTCCAGAGGCACTCTTTCTACAAAAATTAAAACGAAAAACAAAAAGAagggaaataaataatacatgttggcACATGTGTTGTacatacataaacaaacaaaaaagcacCATATCAACACCCACAAACATTGTGGTGCCCACATTCCCCGTAGTTATTCAATAAGACTTAGCACTAATTTAGCCCTTAAACATGTTAGACGTCAATCTTGCACTGTATTGAGATCATTCCTTTTAAATCCTGATGTATAAACGTTACAATGTATCTAGGGAACAAAAATGAAATGGAGTTAGGCCTATTCTACTAAagaactagtaccgtatttttcggactataagtcagtttttttcatagtttggccgggctccagtgcgacttatatatgtttttttccttttttattatgcattttcggcaggtgcgacttatactccggtgcgacttatactccgaaaaatacggtagtttctatCTCAACGCCCTTCGGACTGACTGTCATACTTAAACGACTGCTTTCTTAAAGGGATCTGcacattttggggaattttgcctatcatttcaCAATCCTTCTTAGGTCCACGCGTTTGtttttttctatgcattctaaatattaaaataaatgcgatcaaaagtccgctaacAATGGAGCCTTTGGGAGTCACTCTATTATGCCTCTAAATCCCGTGAAAAACATCCGAACAccgccattgaggttttatatacatgatgtaagtatatatgtaacgtagtaacagacatattcataacaacatgtaatatttacgtattttgctcattttaagcatacgcggaaCATTGACTTAAAAACACAGCACAACATtggcttttttcccccccaacttTATCACTGATTATTAATCACTGGAGACTTCATGAGCAGTAACAAATATAAttcaacatcacttactgtgcaatgtctgctgtcactaggatgccgactgataagattttgtgatattcccatttttattaaaaataactcataatcctcacagagAAAAGGTGGGTGGAACCAAGCGGtttttttcgtgtcgttctcaccattaccgggtctaaattggctgtcaaagcgtACCAACATGTCGAATTACATCCTCGTCCTTCTATTATTCAGGTGAATTATCTGCAATAAACTTCTATGAGCAAGGAGAAAAAGCAGATGACCACTGGATTGAAAACATAAGCACACACACTAGTGATCGCAGCACAGCTATAACTAGTTTGTCTGggttaataataatatcactaacacttggttaatattcaagtcacaaaatataaatgttgggttttatgggcagaatagaggacctcccgttggctccgctgtaagtggattttttttttacatttatgtatagctaaaaaaaatgcatctgctgatatgtctttcataatgattgtgaacgataggcaaaatcccaaaaaagggcagttccctttTAACAGCGTAAtaatacaatacttttttttttactctacggAGGTTCGTTGACATCGTTTTACTCcatttgtgaatgttttttttattatattctgtTTGTATATGATATTGTCCCAATGGGAGTATTGTGTAGGGTGATAAGCTGTGATTCAGGGTTTGTCTATACGAGGCAGTcacgtttgcgtgtgtgtgtaagagaggaTAAGGATTGCTGAGCCCCGTTGGCTGCATTGAAGTGTGGAGTGCCTCTTGCTGTAAGGTTTACAGTGCTGTTTTGTAGATGCCAATAAAAGGCTGatttgtgcacagtcatgctgTCTCATCGGCATTCAACCGACATTACAATACGTTATAAACGTACTCTTTCTATACTCTTATAGCTGCTGCGGTAATTTCACTTTAAGTCTTGACTACAATGACAAAACTTCCCAACATGTGCAAATCTTTTTGCCAGTAGCTaacaatctaaaaaaaataaaacaaatgggtAAAGAATATAGGTTAATACTACTACGCTGTTATTTTAAAGCCACCGTGTGCACATTTTAATCATGTGTAACTAGACAAGGATTGCCTCCAAGCACCAAAGAGAAAATGTGTTGATAGGCTTCAGGCAAAACCCAACAATTTTCAACGTGCAAACAgcttaaatgtaaatattaaaattCCCATAACTTTGGCGGGCCAAACGAAACGACTCGACAGGCCAAATTTGGTAGCCCTAACTTAAACTGTAGTTATGGTGGGGTTTAGTGAAAAAGGGGAATACTACAACACATTTCAACATATACGGAACAATTTGGCGCTAGCAGAGAGATAGGATTAATGGCTCTTTGAAGGTAGCCAGATCTTGAAGAGTCGTTCCTttcaaaagagccgttcaaatgaCTGGTTTGTtattaaagtttttttgttttttttatcaaggaCAAATCACTGGTAGCAGTTATAAGATAAGATATGGAtcaaaataatttaaatgtacaccaatattactctattggtgggaattctgaaatattgactataattgtatttatgttgtgtttctaTCACAAACATTCCTTAAGATGCAGCCATATGCCTATGCTTTGGCActgacatacatttgtatttgatattaataaaaattaattttaatacataggttagcacttttttagcacatagcactttagcacatagcactttagaactaagcactttagcacacagcactttatccatgagctctagtgcaatgcacattggtactttatctttatctccatactgtagattttatgcctacatcaaagtgccacctatgtctatcaagctccatgttctgatgtttaaatgttaccggtagttgtatggttgtggttgtgtctgtgcttgtgtttttgttctgttgtttttgggtatgttaagaaagcaatgatgcactgtgcccaagacaaatttccccgcggggacaataaagttgaaccttgaccttgaccttgatatTAATTTTAGCAAAAGACCATTTTAACAAGACTTTGGGgaaattacacacaaaaataaaatgtatgaatcTATACAAAGtatgaataaaactaaaataaaataatacacccGTCAAGTCCATTTGCCAGTCCAGtctgcatgtgcataaaaaaaagcagctcacaaTTGCAAATCGGTTCTTATCGTTCACTTAGAAGACTCACTTTGTTAGCGATCGTCACATCTCTCGTCTCACATTTCATGTCAAGGTATCAACAATGTAAGTCTATAGGCCCTTTTCCAAAAAAGTTCAGGAACTTTTAAGTTACAGGAACCTCTAGTTCTTGGAACTAGAGATTCTctgagaagtgtgtggtttgtgtttccatcgCATTTCATAgtttcagggtagtttatacaaatctgaTGACGTACGGAGGAGTAGTTTAGTATACTTCTACATTGATACCATGTCAATAAACAGACAACAATAGTTAATTTCTTTTACTCAAGTAtaagtaaattaaatacaaaaccaTAATATAGaaaacaatatgatttaaaaacaaagtgtaccgaattgttaataaaaagtcaggcttttgtccacagtgtacaacagtcagaaagtcgtcctctcagtaaatgatgaattcatgaggacCAGGCGAGTCTTTATGGTCCCTTTTAGATATAaattacaatatataaataataaatgtgtttatcttgtgtgatgactgtattatgaagatAGTATATatctatcatgaatcaatttaagtggactccgacttaaataagttcaaaaacttattcgggtgttaccatttagtggtcaattgtacggaatatgtactgcactgtgcaacctactaataaaagtctcaatcaatcaatcaatcaatcccatgGCGATGGCATGAACACATCTGATAtagtgttagcttgttagcattaggttcactcgggttgaggccAATAACTACAAATGGCATGCCACTGACTATTTATATAGAGCATATGTAACAAAGTAAAAAGTGAACATTTGATGTGATTTCCCTCATTCCACTCGTGtactgcctcctttatttcacatttatccaagCGTCGCAAACCAAAATgaggtttgtaaaaaataaatgatcaaGAGTTGTTGTAAAATTCCCATTcctacatatactgtacagtgaGTTATTTTCTTTAATTGATCCATGGGGCACAAACGATTGAGACTCAAGAATTCAGGCAACTAAGGAATTAGCCAGTAAAAGTTTGAGTTGGTGGTAAAGTTTTTGAATAAATCTGAGCAATTCATAACATTTGATTTTGGTGTACTCACCGCCTGTGAGCCAGAAGGGAAGCTGTAAATGATGCAGATACACCCGTAGCCTTCGTGACCCGGAAGCTGCAGGTACGGATCTCGCTCAACAATCATGGTGCCATTGGCGGGCTGGTTACCAATCAACTGGCCGTAAACAAGCCGACACACAGGACAGGCCCTCTTCACCTTGAAAGCTTGATCCAGGCAAGAGCGGCAAAAGGAGTGGCCACACTTTTCCAGGGTGGTCTTCTCCACAATGTCTCCCATGCAAATGGAGCATGACGTGTTGTCCTCGGCCTCGCTGTGGGAAGCCATCCCACAATCCTTCCTGTGGGCCACCTCGTGGAACATGGAGCAGGCCTCTTCTTCGGCAGCCTTCCTGAACTTCTGCTGCTGCTGTCTCTGGGAGCGGCGAGGCTGTGGCGGTGGCGGCTGAGCGTGAAGCGGGTTCCCCTCTCCTTTGGGCTCCAGGACCCCCACGCATGGCAGTAGGGTCCTCTTTCTTTTGGAGCCTCCCTCCTGCTTGCTCATCTCTTTGCGGGCGCAGCGGCACAGGTCGATGAAAGCTTTCCTCGCCTCGCTGGAGACGGGTGCGTCTGTAACCCCGGAAAGCCTGGAGCCTCCAACAGGCTGCAGCCTCACAGCACAGCAGCCACCTCGCTCTCCCCGCCGGATAATGCCGGCGCTCATGCCCTGTTTGTGCTGGAAGTCGAGGAGCCACGGCCTCCCGGCCGCCGCCAGGTAGTCCCACACAGCCTGTGACACCAGCACCTCATCACTCCCCTGGCCGGCACGCACACTCATTTCATCAGATGAaactgcacacacacatgcaaacacaatTAAAAAGTCTCTCATACACAAAAAACACTCCAGTCTAGTTTAGTGCTACTTTCTCCATGATTGCCTTGCATGCATCACGTTGCACGTTTTAAGCAAAGCCAAACAAGCACGTCGTCAGGGCTTTTACTCCCTATCACGACATGTCACATTTTGCACAGCTGCGCGTGACGCCACGTCAAAACACTGCGTGCCGATCAGCTGATCGCAAATTTGAGGCTGTAAACAAAAAGGGAATCGCATGACGTCACGACACACATAACGACACAAAAAAACAAGTCTCCGTTCGTGTTTGGCATCTTGCTGTTTACCTTGTGAGCCCATAAATCCCCTCAATGGCAATGAAGGCTTCCTGCAGGAGAGAAGAGGAGACGAGAGTGCGATGAAGGTGTGGAGCCAGTGTTAGCGCAGCTATTCGGCGGTCGGCCATTCTCCGCAGAAGCGAAGGGGATAATTCAGCGATTTCGCAACATCGGGTTTCTTCGTCGATGTGTTTCCAGATGACAGTCAGCAGACCTTCCGCTTCCTCCCCTCTTTTGTTGGAGCTAATAAGCTACTTGCTATATCGCTGCCTTGCTAGCAGCTTGCTAGCCGACTAACAGcagggagaagaagaagaataggaGGCCCGGTGCGGTTTATGAGCGAATACTTCGTCTTATCTTGTCAGGACGTGGCGTCCAAAGCGAGCTCTGTTCACTTAAGTTGTCTCCGTGCGACGGCGAACGTTCAATAAAGTCTGGTCTGTTTGCGGGAGTGAGACACTTTTGTCCTTACTGCTTGCATTAACACCAGCGACGCGCGCCACCTTAGCCAGATCTAATCTGTTTTGTATGCTACAGCAAACAGGTTTtcctaacagttttttttattcatgaagGTGGCAAACAAAAGTGCAACAAGGCTATATAGGAAGTTCGTCACAGCGTTGCCATGATTGGCTGATGTTACGTTTTCCTGTGACTCATACTTCAGTCGTGATTATCGCGTCCATAGAAAATACAATGtatatcaatttatttatttatgaatataaatgatataattATTGTTttcttaaatacaatttaaaaagtaTCTTGCTCATTAATCTGATTAATACATATAATTTACAATATTATTTAAACtaattttcaaaataatattttacttTAGCATAATTTAATTGAAATCCCTCCGAAAGGTTATATTTTTACTAGGGCTATCAAAAATAACGTTTAGCTCATGtgattaatacaaattaaaaaataccGCATTAATCATGTCgagttgcagattaatcacgcaagtCATTTTGAGTTTACCTTAACCGCAGGATAAGGGttataccagtggtccccaaactacggccctcgGGCcaaatacggcccgccagcgtccaaaatccggcccaccggaagtctcaagttttttttttttttttgtcctttctaatctattttttaccgcttgttactcttggggtctcctagccgctcaggcaaatcatatcatatctaaaaatgcattttcccatcgataacgtaacATCGCGCCGCGGGCATGCGGCAAGTGCACACTCTTTTAGTCAATAAGTGCGTGAggaatatacatatattacatatatatatatatatatatatatatatatatatatatatatatatatatatatatatatatatatatccatccatccattttctaccgcttattcccttttggggtcacggggggcgctggagcctatctcagctacaatcgggcggaaggcagggtacaccctggacaagtcgccacctcatcgcagggccaacacagatagacagacaacattcacactcacattcacacactagagccaatttagtgttaccaatcaacctatccccaggtgcatgtctttggaggtgggaggaagccggagtacccggagggaacccacgcagtcacggggaggacatgcaaactccacacagaaagatcccgagcccgggattgaacccaagactactcaggaccttcgtattgtgaggcagatgcactaacccctcctccaccgtgctgcggccgaaatgagtttccttcgccgggtggcggggctctcccttagagatagggtgagaagctctgccagacagggggagctcaaagtaaagccgctgctcctccacatcgagaggatccagatgaggtggttcgggcatctggtcagaatgccacccgaacgcctccctagggaggtgttaagggcacgtccgaccaataggaggccacg encodes the following:
- the dtx3 gene encoding probable E3 ubiquitin-protein ligase DTX3 isoform X2 gives rise to the protein MGSQVSSDEMSVRAGQGSDEVLVSQAVWDYLAAAGRPWLLDFQHKQGMSAGIIRRGERGGCCAVRLQPVGGSRLSGVTDAPVSSEARKAFIDLCRCARKEMSKQEGGSKRKRTLLPCVGVLEPKGEGNPLHAQPPPPQPRRSQRQQQQKFRKAAEEEACSMFHEVAHRKDCGMASHSEAEDNTSCSICMGDIVEKTTLEKCGHSFCRSCLDQAFKVKRACPVCRLVYGQLIGNQPANGTMIVERDPYLQLPGHEGYGCICIIYSFPSGSQALEHPNPGVRYPGTDRVAYLPDSPEGNRVLGLLRRAFEQRLTFTIGTSMTTGFQNVITWNDIHHKTSIWGGPRCFGYPDPTYLVRVTEELREKGITAD
- the dtx3 gene encoding probable E3 ubiquitin-protein ligase DTX3 isoform X1 produces the protein MRDFLIVFACVCAVSSDEMSVRAGQGSDEVLVSQAVWDYLAAAGRPWLLDFQHKQGMSAGIIRRGERGGCCAVRLQPVGGSRLSGVTDAPVSSEARKAFIDLCRCARKEMSKQEGGSKRKRTLLPCVGVLEPKGEGNPLHAQPPPPQPRRSQRQQQQKFRKAAEEEACSMFHEVAHRKDCGMASHSEAEDNTSCSICMGDIVEKTTLEKCGHSFCRSCLDQAFKVKRACPVCRLVYGQLIGNQPANGTMIVERDPYLQLPGHEGYGCICIIYSFPSGSQALEHPNPGVRYPGTDRVAYLPDSPEGNRVLGLLRRAFEQRLTFTIGTSMTTGFQNVITWNDIHHKTSIWGGPRCFGYPDPTYLVRVTEELREKGITAD